The following coding sequences lie in one Rutidosis leptorrhynchoides isolate AG116_Rl617_1_P2 chromosome 4, CSIRO_AGI_Rlap_v1, whole genome shotgun sequence genomic window:
- the LOC139904626 gene encoding glutamate dehydrogenase 1-like isoform X1, which yields MLKHTCRQAEDALSQGSEKLEQLFAQCVPNNITEGRNYDTRMKSVIEGLEALESLSNKDLGGSLGRDAATGRAVLFATEALLNEFGKTINGHRFVIQGFGNVGSWAAKLIHESGGNFLAVSDMSGAIKDDNGLDIPHLLKLLAFQGVSRFPLLNWAIPSGGK from the exons AT GTTGAAACACACTTGTCGTCAAGCAGAAGATGCATTGAGTCAAGGAAGTGAAAAACTTGAACAATTGTTTGCTCAATGTGTTCCGAATAATATAACGGAAGGTAGAAACTATGACACGCGTATGAAGTCGGTGATTGAGGGGCTCGAAGCACTAGAAAGCCTCTCGAATAAG GATCTAGGTGGATCTTTGGGTAGAGATGCTGCAACGGGCCGAGCAGTGCTCTTTGCAACCGAGGCTCTTCTCAATGAATTTGGAAAAACCATCAACGGTCACCGATTTGTCATACAG GGGTTTGGTAATGTTGGATCATGGGCTGCCAAACTTATTCATGAAAGTGGTGGAAATTTTTTGGCGGTGAGTGATATGAGCGGAGCGATAAAAGACGATAATGGCCTTGATATTCCTCATTTGTTGAAATTACTCGCTTTTCAGGGAGTATCCCGCTTCCCATTACTCAATTGGGCAATTCCTAGTGGAGGAAAATAA
- the LOC139904626 gene encoding uncharacterized protein isoform X2, with protein sequence MLKHTCRQAEDALSQGSEKLEQLFAQCVPNNITEGRNYDTRMKSVIEGLEALESLSNKDLGGSLGRDAATGRAVLFATEALLNEFGKTINGHRFVIQGFGNVGSWAAKLIHESGGNFLAGVSRFPLLNWAIPSGGK encoded by the exons AT GTTGAAACACACTTGTCGTCAAGCAGAAGATGCATTGAGTCAAGGAAGTGAAAAACTTGAACAATTGTTTGCTCAATGTGTTCCGAATAATATAACGGAAGGTAGAAACTATGACACGCGTATGAAGTCGGTGATTGAGGGGCTCGAAGCACTAGAAAGCCTCTCGAATAAG GATCTAGGTGGATCTTTGGGTAGAGATGCTGCAACGGGCCGAGCAGTGCTCTTTGCAACCGAGGCTCTTCTCAATGAATTTGGAAAAACCATCAACGGTCACCGATTTGTCATACAG GGGTTTGGTAATGTTGGATCATGGGCTGCCAAACTTATTCATGAAAGTGGTGGAAATTTTTTGGCG GGAGTATCCCGCTTCCCATTACTCAATTGGGCAATTCCTAGTGGAGGAAAATAA
- the LOC139904626 gene encoding glutamate dehydrogenase 1-like isoform X3: protein MKSVIEGLEALESLSNKDLGGSLGRDAATGRAVLFATEALLNEFGKTINGHRFVIQGFGNVGSWAAKLIHESGGNFLAVSDMSGAIKDDNGLDIPHLLKLLAFQGVSRFPLLNWAIPSGGK from the exons ATGAAGTCGGTGATTGAGGGGCTCGAAGCACTAGAAAGCCTCTCGAATAAG GATCTAGGTGGATCTTTGGGTAGAGATGCTGCAACGGGCCGAGCAGTGCTCTTTGCAACCGAGGCTCTTCTCAATGAATTTGGAAAAACCATCAACGGTCACCGATTTGTCATACAG GGGTTTGGTAATGTTGGATCATGGGCTGCCAAACTTATTCATGAAAGTGGTGGAAATTTTTTGGCGGTGAGTGATATGAGCGGAGCGATAAAAGACGATAATGGCCTTGATATTCCTCATTTGTTGAAATTACTCGCTTTTCAGGGAGTATCCCGCTTCCCATTACTCAATTGGGCAATTCCTAGTGGAGGAAAATAA